Below is a genomic region from Bacillales bacterium.
AAATATACGTTCAAACAAACAACAGCGCTCGTGCAAATCGAAAAAGCGAACGCCATATACGATACCGCAATCAAAATCGCCCAACAAAAAAAGGCGATCACGTCTTCCACGGATGCGAACGGTGGACAGGCCGATACCACGAACGAAACGGAAAAGGTGTCAACAGAAGAAAAAATCAGTCTGCTGAAAAGCAACCTTTCGCAAAACATTGTCGAAGAATTGCCGAAGACGACGTTGAAATCGCTTGTAACGACACAACCGTCTGACTTGACGATCGCCAAAGAGATCACCGGAACGACCCTTAACGCCGTCATGGCGAAACAAATTAAATGGGGTGAACTTGCCAAAGCGAAACGGTCGGTCAACGAAGTGTTTCCTGAGTCTTCCCTTCCCCCGTCGCTGAAAAAAGCGGCCGAGGCGATCACGAAACAACTGATCGTTCCGAACTACGTCTTGAATGCGAAGAAAACGAAACAGGCACGACAGGAAGCGATCGAATCCGTCGATCCTGTCCTGATCCAGGAAGGACAAATCCTGGCTAAAAAAGGGCAGGTCATCAACCATCAAATGTACCACCAAATCGAGGTTGCCGGATTGTTGGACGACAGCTTTAATCCATATCCTTATCTAGGCCTCGGAATTCTTGTATTCTTGCTGATGGCGTTCGTCAGCTATGAAACGAGCGGTCTCGAATCGAAAGTCAGGAGCGGCAACACCTACGTTTTGATGTACGGGTTGGTCATGTTCGTCACTTTCTTGTTGATGAAAATCACGAGCCTGTTGTCGGAATTCCATGTTCATGGTTTGATTTTTCTCGTTCCCGCCGCGGTCGGAACGATGCTCATCCGGCTGCTGATCAGCGAACGGCTGGCGATCACCACCAGTTTCGTGCTTGCGGTATGTGCGTCCATTTTATTCAATGAATCGACGCTTGCCATCATGAATTTCACATTCGGGATTTACGTGCTTTTCAGCTGCTTGGCGGGAGCGGTGTTAATCGGAAAAAGAAATGCTCGTCCGCGCATCTTGAAAACCGGATTGATGGTGTCGCTCGTCAATATTCTCGTTGTGTTGATATTCCTCTTCCTGAAAACGAGTCAGCTTGCCGTATTCGATGTCGTTTTGAGTCTCGGATTCGCTTTTTTGGCGGGATTTTTGTCATCGGTTTTGACACTCGGCTTCATGCCGTTCTTTGAAGTTGCCTTTGGTATTTTGTCGACGATGCGGTTGATCGAATTGTCCAACCCAAACCACCCGCTGCTCCGCAAAATTTTAACAGAGGCCCCCGGGACGTATCATCATAGCGTCATGGTGGCGAATTTGGCGGAGGCGGCATGCGAAGCGATTGGTGCCAACGGACTGTTGGCCAGAGTGGCGGCATACTATCATGACATCGGGAAAACGAAACGACCGCGATTTTTTATCGAGAATCAAATGGGAATGGAAAACCCGCACGATAAGATTTCGCCGCAGCTGAGCCGAACGGTCATCTTGTCTCATCCTTACGACGGCGCGATCATGCTGAGGGAACACCGGTTGCCGAAAGAAATCGTCGATATCGCTGAGCAGCATCACGGAACGACGCTTTTATCGTTCTTTTACAATAAGGCGCTGCAATCAGGAGCAGCCGACGTCAGCGAATCGGAGTTTCGTTATCCGGGTCCGAAGGTGCAAACGAAAGAAGCCGCCGTCATCGAAATTGCCGACAGCGTCGAAGCGGCAACACGATCGTTGAGCAAACCGAAACCGGAAAAAATTGAATCGCTCGTTCGCAAAATTATTACGGCACGCCTTGAAGACGGGCAATTTGACGAATGTCAATTGACGTTGAAGGAACTCGATACGGTAGCACAGTCGATATGCGAAACGTTGAAAGGCATTTTCCATTCGCGGATCGAATATCCAGAGGTGGATTGGAAGAAAAAAGTGGGGCATGCTTAATATGATTATTGATATTCAAGATGAAACGGGCACATTGCACGACGAGCATTTTGAAGTCGTACGCGGTTTGCTTGAAGCCGCTGCGGCTGCGGAAAACATTGATTCAGACACCGAAGTTTCAGTCATCTTCTTGAACGATGAAAGCCTTCACGAATTAAATCGAACGTATCGCGGCGTCGATCGTCCGACAGACGTATTGTCTTTTGCATTAGAAGAGGAAGGCGAGGACGAGCCGGCGATCGTTGGTGATCGTTTTCCGCAAGCTTTAGGAGACATTGCCATCTCCGTTGAGACGGCGGAACGGCAGGCGAACGACTATGGACATTCGTTCATGCGCGAGATTGGATTTTTAGCGGTGCACGGCTTCCTGCATCTATGCGGGTACGATCACGGCACGGTTGAACAAGAAAAACGGATGTTCGAAAAGCAAAAGGGATTATTGACGGCCTATGGACTTGAAAAGTAACCGAAACCGCCGTTCAAGACTGTTTATTTGTTTCAAGTGGGCGTTTGAAGGATTGATGTACGCGTTGCAGACGGAACGAAACGTCCGCATTCATTTTACGGCAGCTATTGTTGTGCTTGGTGCCGCTTTTGCGTTCAACTTTAGTTATTACGAACGGTTGCTCTTGTTTGGGGTCATCGGCTTCGTCATCGGAATGGAGTTGGTCAACACGGCAATCGAACGGTTGGTCGACCTGGTTTCCCCCGGCGAGCATCCGCTTGCGAAAAGGGCGAAAGATGTCGGCGCAGCCGCCGTATTGACGGCGGTATGCGTCGCGGTAGCCGTAGCCATGACGATATTTTTCCATCACTTCATGTAACAGGAGGATCACGTTTTGACAATGAAACCACTCATCGAAGAAGCGAAGACAGCAAGGAAGCACGCTTACGTCCCTTATTCGGAATTTGCGGTCGGTGCGGCGCTTCAGACAGCCGACGGAAAGGTTTATCACGGCTGCAACATCGAAAATGCTGCATACAGCGCGTGTTGCTGTGCGGAAAGGACGGCGCTTTTCAAAGCGGTTTCCGAAGGGGTAACGACGTTTGCCGCGATGGCTGTCGTCGCCGACAGTCCGCGTCCCGTTCCCCCGTGCGGCGTTTGCCGTCAAGTGCTTTCCGAATTTTGCGATCCGCAAATGATCATTACAATGGCAAATCTCAAAGGGGACGTCGAACGGTTGACGATTGCCGAATTGTTGCCGGGCGCGTTCAGCGCGGAGGATCTCCATGAGTGAGCAGGCGTTTAAATCGGGGTTTGTCGCGTTGATCGGAAGACCGAACGTGGGCAAATCCACGTTGATGAACCGCATGGTCGGGGAGAAGATCGCGATCATGAGCGACAAGCCGCAGACGACACGTAACCGGGTTCAAGGTATTGTGACGACGGAAACTTCGCAAATCATCTTTGTCGACACGCCAGGCATTCATAAACCGAAACATAAACTCGGCGAATACATGACGAAAACCGCGCACCAGACGTTAAACCAAGTGGATCTGATTTTGTTTTTGGTCGATGTGAGCGAGGGGTATGGGAAAGGCGATCAATATATTATCGATCGTTTAAATGAGATCGACACGCCGGTGTTTCTTATTTTAAATAAAATTGACGCCGTTCACCCCGACGAGTTGCTGCCGATCATCGAGAGCTATCGCCGCAAGTCTAATTTTCGCGAAATCATCCCGATTTCGGCACTGAACGGCAATAATTTGAATACGTTGACAAGTGAGATCGAGAAAGTACTCGAGCCGGGACCGAAATATTATCCGGAAGACCAAGTGACGGATCATCCTGAACGTTTTATTGCTGCCGAATTGATCCGGGAAAAAGTGCTGCACTTGACACGTGAGGAAGTTCCGCATTCGATCGCGGTCGTCATTGAACAAATCGAACGAAAGGAAAAAAAGAACCTCGTCATCATTCATGCAGCGATTTTGGTCGAACGTTCGTCGCAAAAAGGGATTATCATCGGCAAACAAGGGGTAATGCTGAAAGAAATCGGGAAACGGGCAAGGGAAGATATTGCTAAGCTGTTCGGTTCGAAAGTGTTTTTGGAACTTTGGGTGAAGGTTCAAAAAGACTGGCGCAACAAAGATTATTTGCTGGAGGATTTCGGT
It encodes:
- the cdd gene encoding cytidine deaminase; the protein is MKPLIEEAKTARKHAYVPYSEFAVGAALQTADGKVYHGCNIENAAYSACCCAERTALFKAVSEGVTTFAAMAVVADSPRPVPPCGVCRQVLSEFCDPQMIITMANLKGDVERLTIAELLPGAFSAEDLHE
- a CDS encoding diacylglycerol kinase family protein; this translates as MDLKSNRNRRSRLFICFKWAFEGLMYALQTERNVRIHFTAAIVVLGAAFAFNFSYYERLLLFGVIGFVIGMELVNTAIERLVDLVSPGEHPLAKRAKDVGAAAVLTAVCVAVAVAMTIFFHHFM
- the era gene encoding GTPase Era yields the protein MSEQAFKSGFVALIGRPNVGKSTLMNRMVGEKIAIMSDKPQTTRNRVQGIVTTETSQIIFVDTPGIHKPKHKLGEYMTKTAHQTLNQVDLILFLVDVSEGYGKGDQYIIDRLNEIDTPVFLILNKIDAVHPDELLPIIESYRRKSNFREIIPISALNGNNLNTLTSEIEKVLEPGPKYYPEDQVTDHPERFIAAELIREKVLHLTREEVPHSIAVVIEQIERKEKKNLVIIHAAILVERSSQKGIIIGKQGVMLKEIGKRAREDIAKLFGSKVFLELWVKVQKDWRNKDYLLEDFGYRDN
- a CDS encoding HD family phosphohydrolase — encoded protein: MKERIFGWREMKDHRSVRTIIYIVLGFVMYLAMVDNVMPEKLDIRPFSIAPEDILSPVTTVDGEATKEKQNEAAAAVAPKYTFKQTTALVQIEKANAIYDTAIKIAQQKKAITSSTDANGGQADTTNETEKVSTEEKISLLKSNLSQNIVEELPKTTLKSLVTTQPSDLTIAKEITGTTLNAVMAKQIKWGELAKAKRSVNEVFPESSLPPSLKKAAEAITKQLIVPNYVLNAKKTKQARQEAIESVDPVLIQEGQILAKKGQVINHQMYHQIEVAGLLDDSFNPYPYLGLGILVFLLMAFVSYETSGLESKVRSGNTYVLMYGLVMFVTFLLMKITSLLSEFHVHGLIFLVPAAVGTMLIRLLISERLAITTSFVLAVCASILFNESTLAIMNFTFGIYVLFSCLAGAVLIGKRNARPRILKTGLMVSLVNILVVLIFLFLKTSQLAVFDVVLSLGFAFLAGFLSSVLTLGFMPFFEVAFGILSTMRLIELSNPNHPLLRKILTEAPGTYHHSVMVANLAEAACEAIGANGLLARVAAYYHDIGKTKRPRFFIENQMGMENPHDKISPQLSRTVILSHPYDGAIMLREHRLPKEIVDIAEQHHGTTLLSFFYNKALQSGAADVSESEFRYPGPKVQTKEAAVIEIADSVEAATRSLSKPKPEKIESLVRKIITARLEDGQFDECQLTLKELDTVAQSICETLKGIFHSRIEYPEVDWKKKVGHA
- the ybeY gene encoding rRNA maturation RNase YbeY, translating into MLNMIIDIQDETGTLHDEHFEVVRGLLEAAAAAENIDSDTEVSVIFLNDESLHELNRTYRGVDRPTDVLSFALEEEGEDEPAIVGDRFPQALGDIAISVETAERQANDYGHSFMREIGFLAVHGFLHLCGYDHGTVEQEKRMFEKQKGLLTAYGLEK